The sequence CAACTGACCCTCACGACTGATGTGGAGAACTTCCTCGGGTTCCCGGACGGTGTCAGCGGCACCGAACTGGTTCAAAATGGCCGCAAACAGGCCGAGTCCTTCGGGGCTCGGTACGAACATCGCACCATCGTCGACGCCGACCTTTCGGAGCGGCCGTTCACGCTCGAACTCAACAACGGTGATACGGTCACGACCCGTGGACTCATCATCGCGACCGGCGCCAGCGCCCGCTGGGTGGGTGCCGAGAACGAGGACGCGATGATGGGATACGGCCTCTCGACCTGTGCCACCTGTGACGGCGCGTTCCACCGCGGAAATGACGTGCTCGTCGTCGGTGGCGGCGACTCCGCGATGGAGGAGGCGCTGTTCCTCACGAAGTTCGCGGAGACCGTCTACATCGTCCACCGCCGCGAGGAACTCCGCGCCTCGGAGATCATGGCCCGACGCGCCGAGGAGAACGAGGACATCGAGTTCCTGTGGAATACCGAACTGGTGGCTATCGAGGGAAGCCGAGACGAGGGCGTCCAGGGTGCGAAACTCGTTCGCCACCCCGAAGGCCACCCCACGGAACGGATGGAGAACGGCGAAGGCGTCGAGGAAATCGACTTCGACTGCAGCGGGATCTTCTACGCCATCGGACACACCCCGAACACCGAGTTCCTCGAGGACACGCCGATTGCACTCGACGAAGACGGATATATCGAGACGGAATCCGGCATGACGACCGAGACGGGTATCGAGGGCGTGTTCGCAGCCGGCGACGTCATGGACCGGGACTATCAGCAGGCGATTACCGCTGCCGGAACCGGAAGCATGGCCGCTCTCGATCTCGAAGAGTGGCTGGACGCCCAGGAGGAGTCGGCGACGGCCGAGACGGCCCCGGCAGCCGCCGACTAACGGGTACGTTCCCGTTTTCGGGGCGTTCTCGGTCGCGGTACGTTCTCGTTCGTAGTACGTTCTCGTTCGCGGTACGTTCCCGTTCGCGGTACGTTCCCGTTCGC is a genomic window of Halanaeroarchaeum sulfurireducens containing:
- a CDS encoding NAD(P)/FAD-dependent oxidoreductase, with protein sequence MSEEIHDVVIVGSGVAGHSAAIYAARADFEPVVYTGEDPGGQLTLTTDVENFLGFPDGVSGTELVQNGRKQAESFGARYEHRTIVDADLSERPFTLELNNGDTVTTRGLIIATGASARWVGAENEDAMMGYGLSTCATCDGAFHRGNDVLVVGGGDSAMEEALFLTKFAETVYIVHRREELRASEIMARRAEENEDIEFLWNTELVAIEGSRDEGVQGAKLVRHPEGHPTERMENGEGVEEIDFDCSGIFYAIGHTPNTEFLEDTPIALDEDGYIETESGMTTETGIEGVFAAGDVMDRDYQQAITAAGTGSMAALDLEEWLDAQEESATAETAPAAAD